In the Solirubrobacterales bacterium genome, GACTCGGGGGTTCACGCGCTCGGCCAGGTCGCCAGCTTCGAATTCGACGGCGAGATGCCCGAGATGATCGTCCGCAGCCTGAACGGCCTGACACCGCCACAGATAGCGGTGCGGGCGGTGACTCCGGTCTCCGGCTTCGACGCCCGCCGAGACGCAGTTTCCCGCACCTACTGCTACCGGGTGCTGACCCGCCGGCCGGGCAGTCCCTTTGCCGCGAACCGCGCCTGGTGGGTTTCGCGTGCGATCGAACGCGAGGCTCTGGACTGCTGCGCTGCCGCCCTGGTCGGCCAGCATGACTTCACGGCTTTCACACCGACCGAGACCTACCACAAGCGATTCGAGCGAATCATTCATTCCGCCGAGTGGAGGGAGGAGGAAGGATTCCTGGGTGGCGACATCCTCCAGTTCCGGGTTACAGGTGACTCCTTCATGCGGAACATGGTCCG is a window encoding:
- a CDS encoding tRNA pseudouridine(38-40) synthase TruA, with amino-acid sequence MDTVQARLERALQIALRTDRSIELTVAGRTDSGVHALGQVASFEFDGEMPEMIVRSLNGLTPPQIAVRAVTPVSGFDARRDAVSRTYCYRVLTRRPGSPFAANRAWWVSRAIEREALDCCAAALVGQHDFTAFTPTETYHKRFERIIHSAEWREEEGFLGGDILQFRVTGDSFMRNMVR